One segment of Bacteroides caecimuris DNA contains the following:
- a CDS encoding DUF6340 family protein: MAKSYSLAFVTIFLLTLGSCQSLEQISIDYLQPANLSFPPQLRKVAIVNNISNAPNNKLIAATEKIKEGTPLVSRSTAYANGDPKIATESLAEEIAHQNYFEEVVICDSALRANDKLARESTLSQEEVRQLASDLGVDFIIALENLQLKATKSVRFLNEFNCFQGAVDVKVYPTVKVYLPERNRPMATLHPNDSIFWEEFGGTAIEAASRMIPDKQMLEEAAVFAGTVPVKYFVPMWKKGTRYLYTGGSVPMRDAAIYVRENSWDDAYELWNQAFEGTKNQKKKMRAALNIAVYYEMKDSLAKAEEWAEKAQQLAKKIDKKNITDSAQTSIDDVPNYYLTSLYLAELKERNVQLPKLKLQMSRFNDDF; the protein is encoded by the coding sequence ATGGCAAAATCTTATTCACTGGCTTTCGTCACTATCTTCCTGCTGACACTGGGCAGTTGTCAGAGTTTGGAACAAATTTCCATTGATTACCTGCAACCTGCCAACTTAAGCTTTCCTCCGCAACTCCGGAAAGTAGCTATCGTGAATAACATCAGCAACGCCCCGAATAATAAACTAATAGCAGCGACTGAAAAAATCAAAGAAGGTACACCGCTGGTAAGCCGTTCCACGGCATACGCCAACGGAGATCCCAAGATTGCCACCGAATCACTGGCTGAAGAAATCGCACATCAGAATTACTTTGAAGAAGTAGTCATCTGTGATTCTGCTTTACGGGCAAACGATAAACTGGCGCGCGAAAGTACATTAAGCCAGGAGGAAGTCCGTCAATTAGCCTCTGATTTAGGAGTGGATTTTATCATTGCACTGGAAAATCTGCAACTCAAAGCAACTAAATCTGTCCGTTTTCTGAATGAGTTCAACTGTTTTCAGGGAGCAGTAGACGTAAAAGTATATCCCACAGTGAAAGTGTATCTTCCCGAACGTAACCGGCCGATGGCTACGCTCCATCCTAACGATAGCATCTTTTGGGAAGAGTTTGGAGGTACTGCCATAGAAGCTGCCAGCCGTATGATTCCCGACAAACAAATGCTGGAGGAAGCGGCGGTATTTGCCGGGACAGTTCCGGTGAAATATTTCGTTCCCATGTGGAAAAAAGGAACACGGTATCTGTATACCGGAGGCTCGGTTCCCATGCGTGATGCTGCTATCTATGTACGCGAAAATTCATGGGACGACGCATACGAACTTTGGAACCAGGCTTTCGAAGGTACCAAGAACCAAAAGAAGAAGATGCGGGCAGCTCTCAACATAGCTGTTTATTATGAAATGAAAGATAGTCTGGCCAAAGCGGAGGAATGGGCGGAAAAAGCACAGCAACTAGCCAAGAAGATTGATAAAAAGAATATCACAGATAGCGCTCAAACCAGCATTGACGATGTGCCGAATTATTATCTTACGTCCTTG